The stretch of DNA TCTCGTTGTCTAGTATATCCCGCATCATTTGTATCGGAATAAGGCCTTCAGTCCGGATTGCCTCTTTGTTTGGATCAGGACTGATGAAGAATAAAGTAGGCAACCCTCTAACCTGGTACAACAGAATTTCCAGTTCCATTCACTCACTACTTTACTAAAATGACTGGAAGACTTCTAGTCAAATTGACATTTGGAAAGAAGCTACTTTAATCAGGTGAATGGTTGCTTGGATTTGGACGTGTCAGATACGGGTATGCATCCAACGAATATGTTCATTTTTTAAAAAGTTCTTTTCCCCTATACTTGAAGGGTTCTGGGAGGGTAATGTCCCCATACCTTGTTCGAATATGAGTCAGACATGGATACATTTAAGAAAAATGTAGTGTCGAGACCACAACTAGAGAAACAAATTGTGAAAAAGTAGTTGAGGAATAAATATTACTTGAAACTTACCTGCATATCTTGCGCAAATTGATACTCGTCATCGGTATCAACTTTGACAATAATTGCATTTTTCTCATACTCCACTGCTAGCTGtgattaaaaagagaaagaaaaaactaAACGGTTATACTTGATTTAATCTTCAAACCGGATCAAACAAATCAAGCTGGTCCTACATGTTAACGAGTAGAAACTTAGGTGAGTTAACAAAAATAAGTAATCCAGTTGACTCCAAAACTTTTTATAGCAAAGCAACCGAATATAAAGGCAAAACCCAGTTTAATGCAACCAAATGTCTGAATTTAATTTGAGAAGAAATGGGGGAAAGTGTTACTTAAGTTCTGCAAGGTGATTCCTAGACTTTTTCTAGCACATAACATAGTTAAGGGCAGTGTTTCTGCCACTTTTCCCAGAAATCGGCATCCCAAAATATTTCAAAAACATATAAGCTACTTTAAAAACTGTGTTGAAACTGAGAAATTTCAGAAAGCATCTTACTTGAGCATTAAATGCAAAACTGCAGCATTTTTCAATGCCATTTCAATGGACCCACCACCAACATTTAAGTTCATGCTATGTCAAAAATGTTTGCAGAAAACTCACGACAGCATCTTTAGTTAGCAGTCTATTCTGTAGTACAAAATGTCAATAACATTGCTGCTCCTTTAGTTCTACCACAAAGGCTACTCTCAAGGAGAGAAATGAGTGTCACAAACCTTCCTAGAGTTCTGGAAGAGAAACAAAAGCCCCATACTATACTTGTCCTATTTCACGGAACTACTTCAATAACATGAGTCCAACTAAATATCTGGAAGTTTCAGGTTATGGACTTGCCTTCCACTACCCATTTTTTAGGTTTCATCAATGGTCTAGTGCATGGGCTTGTTTTCAGTCCTAAGATCCAGAAAGTCTATCATGCAATCTGAAATATAATTTCCTCACCGATAACCTGTACTATGAAATTAATCTATTTTGGTAAGTACCGCATCCAGACCAGATCTTGGCAGAAACGAAATCATAGTTTCATCTTCTACTTGATTACATTAGTATGATTGCAGTTTATTCCGGTAAAATTTTATTGCAAAATTGAGATACAGGCCAAACTGATACGTCCTTCAGATAGCAAAAATACTATCCTTATCCATGAATGCTATCAATTCGGACAACATGTAAACGTAGCACAAGTTCTAGGATAGTCAGAAAATTCTCTTAAAATGATTTGAAAGGCTTAGGAATTAATTGCATATTCATGATGGTGGAGGACAACTGGACAAGCTTATGTCAATCGGACTTGGATGGAAGCATTAGATACAAGTAGCGTCCAGCATGAGTAAATTTTTTCCATGTATTTAGATGTTTTTTGGTGAGTCATATCCTCATACCCATGTCCGGATATGCATCGAACACAGGTATTTCAAGAAAATAAAGAGTGGGAGCAACATAGGGATAGGTTACCATTTCAAGTTCTCGATGGTTACTGTAAAATATGTTCAAAATTGAAAGAACCTCAAACTCAACCAACTCAGACAAAACATTAAATATTAGTCATCCTATCGTTTTCATAAATAATCCAGAGTTAAAATAAAGCTTACCATTTCAAGTTCTTGAGCCATCAAAATACAAGGCCCACACCATGTTGCATAGAAATCAATAATTATGGGTACTCTTCTCTCCCCTCTTACTAGCTCCTCAATTTCTTGAGATGACATCTTTTTCTGCTCACCCAAAATGACAATATCAAAGTCATCAATTTTCAAAAGTCAATAATACACCATTTCATTATGGACAAAAGCAGAAAATGAAAAGCATCCTCCTACCAAAGTTTCCATTAATA from Gossypium arboreum isolate Shixiya-1 unplaced genomic scaffold, ASM2569848v2 Contig00347, whole genome shotgun sequence encodes:
- the LOC108487330 gene encoding thioredoxin-like protein CITRX, chloroplastic codes for the protein MALLQIHTLPHQIPSLSPIVFSSKTHSQNSLFFSTTKVRPFSLSTQPRKLLCKPPLGKYVREDYLVKKMSSQEIEELVRGERRVPIIIDFYATWCGPCILMAQELEMLAVEYEKNAIIVKVDTDDEYQFAQDMQVRGLPTLFFISPDPNKEAIRTEGLIPIQMMRDILDNEM